The following coding sequences are from one Paenibacillus stellifer window:
- a CDS encoding 4'-phosphopantetheinyl transferase family protein — protein sequence MDSEVFYSLLQQVSPEKRQRIDRFIRREDATRTLIADVLVRSIICNQYGVHNKEINFSHNDYGKPFVRSLPSLHFNVSHSGDWVVCAVDTAFVGIDIEQIKPIDMDLAQRFFAQQEYDDLMQRYPDERIIYFYDLWTLKESYIKALGKGLSIPLNSFAIRRRSDGCGFSIQGESGPAVYFKQYDIDRDYKLSVCGTSSEFPGNIILQDAEQINQALAISSSR from the coding sequence ATGGACAGTGAAGTTTTCTACTCCTTACTACAGCAGGTTTCTCCTGAGAAAAGGCAGCGGATCGACCGGTTCATCAGACGAGAGGACGCAACTCGGACCTTGATTGCCGATGTTTTGGTACGCTCCATCATCTGCAATCAGTATGGCGTACATAACAAAGAGATTAACTTCTCGCATAATGACTACGGCAAGCCTTTCGTCCGATCTTTGCCATCACTACATTTCAACGTCTCACACTCTGGTGATTGGGTCGTTTGCGCCGTGGACACGGCTTTTGTCGGAATCGATATCGAACAAATAAAGCCCATTGATATGGATTTGGCACAACGTTTTTTTGCACAACAGGAATATGATGATTTAATGCAGCGGTATCCTGATGAACGAATTATTTATTTTTATGATTTATGGACGTTGAAGGAGAGTTACATTAAAGCGCTAGGAAAAGGCTTGTCTATCCCGCTGAATTCTTTTGCGATCCGCAGGCGGAGCGATGGCTGCGGTTTCTCCATTCAAGGGGAGTCCGGCCCCGCGGTTTATTTCAAGCAGTATGATATTGACCGGGATTATAAATTATCCGTGTGCGGAACTTCAAGTGAATTTCCGGGCAACATCATTCTCCAAGATGCTGAACAAATTAACCAGGCGTTAGCAATATCCTCCTCAAGATAG
- a CDS encoding response regulator transcription factor gives MIHILVVEDDRHARRLLEAVLKREGYQVSTAEDGIRAMDVLEQQHIDLIILDIMMPNMDGYEFAKELRDAGSVIPILMATAKHLPEDKKKGFRLGTDDYMTKPIDTEEMLLRIQALLRRSQIASARKLVVGKLVLDYDALTVTRGEEKQTLPQKEFYLLYKLLSYPDRIFTRIQLMDEIWGMESESTDTTVNVHINRLRKRFEGYPEFELVSVRGLGYKAVRH, from the coding sequence ATGATCCATATTCTAGTTGTGGAAGATGACCGGCATGCCAGAAGACTGCTTGAAGCCGTGCTGAAACGCGAGGGATACCAGGTGTCCACCGCTGAAGACGGCATCCGGGCAATGGACGTGCTCGAACAGCAGCATATCGACCTCATCATCCTTGATATTATGATGCCGAACATGGACGGGTACGAGTTCGCCAAGGAGCTTCGGGATGCCGGCAGCGTGATTCCGATTCTGATGGCTACAGCCAAGCATCTTCCGGAGGATAAGAAGAAGGGCTTCCGCCTCGGGACCGACGATTATATGACCAAGCCAATTGATACCGAGGAGATGCTGCTCCGGATTCAGGCCCTGCTCCGCCGTTCCCAGATTGCCAGTGCCCGGAAGCTGGTTGTAGGCAAGCTGGTACTGGATTACGATGCTTTGACGGTTACGCGCGGCGAGGAGAAACAGACCCTTCCGCAAAAAGAATTCTACCTGCTGTACAAGCTGCTGTCCTATCCGGACCGCATCTTCACCCGCATCCAGCTGATGGACGAAATCTGGGGGATGGAAAGTGAAAGCACGGATACTACGGTCAATGTGCATATCAATCGCCTGCGGAAACGGTTCGAAGGGTATCCCGAGTTCGAGCTGGTGTCCGTCCGCGGTCTCGGATATAAGGCGGTGCGGCATTGA
- a CDS encoding amidohydrolase translates to MSKVTKRRDVAGLAERLSAIRQELHRYPELSGEEFETTRRIKGWLEEAGITIASYPLRTGVVAEIGGKLGGPVIALRADIDALPIQEETHLPFASSVPGKMHACGHDFHTAAILGAAYLLKEREDELQGTVRLLFQPAEEKGIGAGQIIESGAFEGVRAVLGLHNKPDLPVGTIGITGGPLMAAADGFKVEVKGKGSHAAVPDAGLDPIVAAAHIITAVQSIVSRNVSAHDRAVVSVTKLSGGTALNVIPEYAVLEGTIRTFDEGVRAHVLERFEQVAVGVAAALGTSASVHCSVGPPPVANDQVLAELAWEEAERLGLEPVVPVPSLASEDFAVYQKEVPGLFVFFGTSGPQEWHHPAFELDERALPLAADFFANLAFRTLNNESNMIGRNLK, encoded by the coding sequence ATGAGCAAAGTGACGAAGCGAAGGGATGTCGCCGGGCTGGCGGAGCGTTTGTCAGCAATCCGGCAGGAGCTGCATCGTTACCCGGAGCTGTCGGGCGAGGAATTCGAGACGACGAGGAGAATCAAGGGCTGGCTGGAGGAGGCAGGCATCACCATTGCCTCGTACCCGCTGCGAACGGGAGTCGTTGCGGAGATCGGGGGCAAGCTTGGCGGACCGGTCATTGCACTGCGGGCGGATATCGACGCTCTTCCCATACAGGAGGAGACGCATCTGCCGTTCGCTTCGTCCGTTCCGGGAAAAATGCATGCATGCGGCCATGACTTTCACACCGCCGCGATTCTCGGCGCCGCCTACCTGCTGAAGGAGCGCGAGGACGAGCTGCAGGGCACTGTTCGGCTGTTGTTTCAGCCGGCGGAGGAGAAGGGGATCGGCGCCGGTCAGATCATTGAGAGCGGCGCATTTGAAGGAGTCCGCGCGGTGCTGGGTCTGCATAACAAGCCGGATCTGCCGGTCGGCACGATCGGCATTACAGGTGGACCGCTTATGGCGGCGGCGGACGGCTTCAAGGTCGAGGTGAAGGGCAAAGGCTCGCATGCTGCCGTTCCCGATGCCGGTCTTGATCCGATTGTGGCGGCGGCGCATATTATCACAGCGGTTCAGTCGATTGTCAGCCGCAATGTCAGCGCGCATGACAGAGCTGTCGTCAGTGTGACCAAGCTGAGCGGCGGGACGGCATTGAACGTTATCCCGGAATATGCGGTGCTGGAAGGCACGATCCGCACCTTCGATGAGGGAGTACGCGCCCATGTGCTGGAGCGGTTCGAGCAGGTGGCCGTCGGCGTGGCCGCCGCGCTTGGAACAAGCGCAAGCGTGCATTGCAGCGTGGGGCCGCCACCGGTCGCCAACGATCAAGTCCTGGCGGAGCTGGCCTGGGAAGAAGCCGAACGGCTGGGACTGGAACCCGTGGTTCCGGTACCGTCCCTGGCGAGCGAGGATTTTGCCGTGTACCAGAAGGAGGTGCCAGGGCTGTTCGTCTTCTTCGGGACCTCGGGACCGCAGGAGTGGCATCATCCGGCCTTCGAGCTGGATGAGCGCGCGCTGCCGCTGGCAGCGGACTTTTTCGCTAACCTTGCGTTCAGAACGCTGAACAACGAATCCAATATGATCGGGAGGAATTTGAAATGA
- a CDS encoding DinB family protein produces MSNIDIQAYLDTHRLLVQAVDGLSEEELKWKESPVKWSVTEVLAHLIDHNIVVSFRIRDILADTKAQLPAFEQDKWVAGQRANESSADNILDAFQALLSYNGILFGRLTDAELDKSGINIKGETVRVRDIIAGFTKHVNTHLAQIERIKQAFGNQLASAAAEPQQ; encoded by the coding sequence ATGAGCAACATCGACATTCAAGCCTATCTGGATACACATCGCCTGCTGGTTCAGGCTGTCGACGGATTGAGCGAGGAAGAGCTGAAATGGAAGGAAAGCCCAGTCAAATGGAGTGTCACCGAGGTGCTTGCCCATCTGATCGACCACAATATTGTCGTCTCCTTCCGGATTCGCGACATATTGGCAGACACCAAGGCTCAGCTCCCGGCATTCGAACAGGATAAATGGGTTGCCGGGCAGCGTGCTAACGAGAGCAGTGCAGACAACATTTTGGACGCTTTTCAGGCACTGCTTAGCTATAACGGTATTTTGTTCGGCAGACTGACCGATGCGGAGCTGGACAAGAGCGGCATTAACATCAAGGGTGAGACGGTACGGGTTCGTGATATTATCGCCGGATTTACCAAGCATGTGAACACGCACCTTGCCCAGATTGAACGAATTAAGCAGGCTTTCGGCAATCAGCTGGCTTCAGCCGCTGCCGAGCCGCAGCAATAG
- a CDS encoding MFS transporter, translating into MEIRANLQHKLVIKLVRTIICSRVLLQLGIWIRNYAVLLYVTDLTNNNPVYVSLISVAEFAPIFLFGLIGGTFADRWRPKRTMVWSDLLSALSVVAVLLAVMNGGWIALLAGSFASASLSQFSQPSAMKLYKRHVPMEQLQSVMAMSQTLVAVFTVLGPVIGTFIFMQFGINVSLILTAILFLGSSFILSSLPSDAEEAASGGAGSFMKELASGLRYVGSNKALRTLSMTFAAVGLASGVTQPLQIFIVIEKLGLNKQFLQWLVMANGAAMLVGGIVVMGIAKKVKPQLLLMIGLLVAAVCTIGIGASSNLWITIIFLVISGLFYPCIQGGIQTLIVRNTEGAFIGRVSGAITPVFMGMMVIGMLISGYMKETFSLFAVYLLSGGLILAGALLLTPLTIEKRTKAGRGRAA; encoded by the coding sequence ATGGAAATTCGTGCTAATTTACAACATAAGCTCGTGATCAAGCTGGTTCGAACAATTATTTGTTCTCGGGTGCTTCTGCAGTTGGGTATTTGGATTCGTAATTATGCCGTACTTCTGTATGTTACCGATTTGACAAATAACAATCCGGTTTATGTATCCCTGATTTCGGTTGCGGAATTTGCTCCGATCTTTCTATTCGGTCTTATAGGCGGGACCTTTGCAGACCGATGGCGGCCGAAGCGTACGATGGTATGGAGCGATCTGCTGTCTGCCTTGTCGGTCGTGGCAGTGCTGCTTGCTGTTATGAACGGTGGGTGGATTGCTCTTCTTGCCGGATCATTTGCATCCGCCAGCCTGTCTCAATTTTCTCAGCCTTCAGCCATGAAACTATACAAGCGGCATGTGCCGATGGAACAGCTGCAGAGCGTGATGGCGATGTCCCAAACTCTTGTTGCTGTATTTACGGTCCTGGGTCCGGTTATCGGTACGTTTATTTTCATGCAGTTTGGAATAAATGTATCCCTGATCCTGACCGCAATCTTGTTCCTTGGGTCTTCATTTATACTGTCATCGCTCCCAAGTGATGCCGAGGAAGCAGCATCCGGAGGTGCAGGAAGCTTCATGAAGGAGTTGGCGTCCGGGCTGCGATATGTCGGTTCCAATAAAGCTTTAAGAACGCTCAGTATGACTTTCGCAGCCGTCGGTCTGGCATCAGGCGTGACCCAGCCGCTTCAGATTTTCATCGTCATCGAGAAATTGGGGCTTAACAAACAATTCCTGCAATGGCTCGTGATGGCCAATGGGGCAGCTATGCTGGTAGGCGGAATAGTGGTCATGGGGATAGCCAAGAAGGTGAAGCCGCAGCTCCTGCTTATGATAGGACTGCTTGTCGCTGCCGTGTGCACAATTGGAATAGGCGCATCCTCCAATCTATGGATTACAATCATCTTTTTGGTGATCAGCGGTCTGTTTTACCCTTGTATTCAAGGCGGAATCCAGACACTTATTGTGCGGAACACGGAAGGGGCGTTTATTGGCCGGGTATCTGGGGCGATCACGCCAGTGTTTATGGGGATGATGGTAATTGGCATGCTCATCTCCGGCTATATGAAAGAAACATTTTCACTGTTTGCCGTATACCTGCTGAGCGGTGGATTGATTCTTGCCGGTGCACTTTTGCTAACCCCGCTTACAATTGAGAAAAGAACGAAAGCCGGGAGAGGCCGAGCCGCATAA
- a CDS encoding HAMP domain-containing sensor histidine kinase — translation MVFFIFLVTVVITGVLFFLAHFFGLINDEIAKGGIVLPIIILISCILIGTTISGFASRRMVKSIREFIEATKQLAAGDFSTRLYLKSPPEYRILSENFNRMAEELGGIEILRTDFVNNFSHEFKTPIVSIKGFAEILKHDDLSREERDEYLDIVIEESARLASLASNVLELSKIETQTILTDKQMVNVGEQIRQCVLLLAAKIEKKHLDLELNLYDYSLSGSKELLNQVWLNLLDNAIKFTPEHGTITIEMKRPAGLLEMVFRNTGSGIDPEAVPRIFDKFYQADTSHSAAGNGLGLTIVQQIVSLHGGTIVCESEPDQSEPDQATAFIITLPSETSK, via the coding sequence ATGGTTTTCTTTATTTTCCTCGTTACCGTCGTGATTACCGGCGTACTGTTTTTTCTGGCGCATTTTTTCGGACTGATCAATGATGAGATCGCCAAAGGCGGAATCGTACTGCCTATCATTATTTTGATATCCTGCATTCTGATCGGGACCACGATATCCGGCTTTGCCAGCCGAAGAATGGTTAAGTCCATCCGCGAATTTATTGAAGCAACCAAGCAGCTGGCTGCCGGCGACTTTTCCACGCGACTGTATTTGAAGAGTCCTCCCGAATACCGGATTCTGTCCGAGAACTTTAACCGGATGGCTGAGGAGCTCGGCGGCATCGAGATTTTACGCACCGACTTTGTGAACAATTTCTCCCACGAATTCAAGACGCCCATCGTCTCAATCAAAGGTTTTGCCGAAATCCTGAAACACGATGATCTCTCCAGGGAAGAACGGGACGAATACCTCGATATCGTCATAGAGGAATCCGCCAGACTCGCCTCGCTGGCCTCAAATGTGCTGGAGCTGTCGAAGATTGAGACACAGACGATTCTGACGGATAAGCAAATGGTTAATGTCGGAGAGCAGATTCGCCAGTGCGTACTGCTGTTAGCTGCCAAAATAGAGAAAAAACATCTGGACCTCGAGCTCAATCTTTATGATTATTCCCTGTCCGGCAGCAAGGAGCTGCTCAATCAGGTCTGGCTTAATCTGCTGGATAATGCGATCAAGTTCACACCTGAACATGGAACGATTACCATAGAGATGAAGCGACCCGCTGGATTGCTGGAAATGGTGTTCCGCAACACTGGAAGCGGGATCGATCCGGAGGCCGTCCCCAGAATCTTCGATAAATTCTATCAGGCAGACACGTCCCACTCGGCGGCGGGCAACGGTCTCGGCCTAACTATTGTGCAGCAAATCGTGAGCCTGCATGGCGGGACGATTGTCTGCGAGAGTGAACCTGACCAAAGCGAACCTGACCAGGCAACCGCATTTATCATCACACTGCCGTCTGAAACCTCAAAATAA
- a CDS encoding protein phosphatase 2C domain-containing protein: protein MELQTISVQGSGIWNEDALIVHKAAQLYGVADGATSLLPFRGPGGETGGRMASQLLKSYFEGIGPEDERNLEQLLQEANRLLGEEMVESGIQVDEKDQLWTSGAAIVRIREHYIEYVQSGDCMIMAAYADGSIRAVTRDHVAQIDQEAKMIWKQAVHRGIQSRDELWELVKPLIVQNKARMNTDRGYSVLNGRPEAEHFIEYGKINRIQLTGLLLHTDGLYYPEEENGDEAIPAREMLMKKIADFGLEAYADWLIGTENDDPECIRYPRFKKSDDKSGIYVSRMNE, encoded by the coding sequence ATGGAACTACAAACGATATCTGTTCAGGGAAGCGGCATTTGGAATGAGGATGCGCTTATTGTACATAAGGCGGCGCAGCTGTACGGGGTGGCGGATGGCGCGACGTCGCTGTTGCCCTTTCGCGGACCTGGAGGAGAGACCGGCGGGAGAATGGCTTCACAGCTCCTCAAAAGTTATTTCGAGGGGATTGGCCCTGAGGATGAGCGGAATCTGGAGCAATTGCTCCAGGAAGCAAACCGGCTTCTCGGTGAAGAGATGGTAGAAAGTGGGATTCAGGTGGACGAGAAGGATCAGCTCTGGACATCGGGCGCCGCCATCGTGCGGATCAGGGAGCATTATATTGAATATGTCCAGTCCGGCGACTGTATGATCATGGCTGCTTATGCAGACGGCAGCATCCGTGCTGTAACGAGGGATCATGTGGCTCAGATCGATCAGGAAGCGAAGATGATCTGGAAGCAGGCTGTTCACCGGGGAATACAGTCGAGAGATGAACTGTGGGAGCTTGTGAAGCCGCTGATTGTGCAAAATAAAGCCCGAATGAATACGGATCGCGGGTACTCCGTGCTGAATGGCAGGCCGGAAGCGGAGCATTTTATCGAGTATGGCAAAATCAACCGGATCCAGCTGACAGGCCTGCTCCTGCATACGGACGGTCTCTATTATCCTGAAGAGGAGAACGGGGACGAGGCGATCCCCGCCCGGGAAATGCTGATGAAGAAGATCGCCGATTTCGGGCTTGAAGCCTATGCCGACTGGCTGATAGGGACCGAGAACGACGATCCGGAATGCATCCGGTATCCGCGCTTTAAGAAGTCCGATGATAAGTCCGGAATTTATGTGAGCAGGATGAATGAATAA
- a CDS encoding iron-sulfur cluster biosynthesis family protein, translated as MRVEYDVLTGEKLRQSLKSAPAYIKLVNEAEGCSAGGVFTLHLLSEPSPTDVRVESPDFDFLVDRQEQILFDDVMRLQADETFPSYRLSSDSMLFSNHVVVKDKRPA; from the coding sequence ATGAGAGTGGAATACGATGTCCTTACCGGAGAGAAATTGCGTCAAAGTCTGAAATCTGCACCGGCGTATATCAAGCTGGTTAACGAAGCGGAGGGATGCTCTGCGGGAGGCGTGTTTACTCTTCATCTGCTGAGCGAGCCTTCACCTACCGATGTGCGGGTTGAATCCCCCGATTTCGATTTTCTGGTGGACCGGCAGGAGCAGATTCTATTCGATGATGTAATGAGACTTCAAGCTGACGAGACCTTCCCAAGCTACCGGCTCAGCAGCGATTCGATGCTCTTCAGCAACCATGTTGTGGTTAAGGATAAGAGACCAGCTTAA
- a CDS encoding tryptophan--tRNA ligase, which produces MKPILLTGIRATGLPHIGNYYGSIKPLLRMQEEYRIFQLIADLHAVPHVRDGALLNDHVRSITACYLSCGLDVQQSVLWRQSQIQEMAWVSLILMSLISVNELDAEMKLIANQDIDMLSGIYPVLMAADTLMMGADLVFAGRDHETGLDFVSQLSQRFNSMYGNIFTVPSPYFPDLNQMVRGLDGRKMSKSFNNTISLLDSEDDLYQKIVRIKGADEAESLRIIADLRALTDAHPSDNVANLKEAKQLLFEELNRELKPIRQKYAEWIGQPDALDRILQDGAAAAREQANKRISLLMNNVGLYSSTRSK; this is translated from the coding sequence ATGAAGCCTATCCTATTAACAGGAATCAGAGCAACCGGACTTCCCCATATCGGGAACTACTACGGTTCGATCAAGCCATTATTGAGAATGCAGGAGGAATACCGGATTTTTCAATTGATTGCCGATTTGCATGCGGTTCCGCATGTAAGGGACGGGGCATTGCTGAACGATCATGTTCGTTCCATTACCGCTTGCTATTTATCCTGCGGACTGGATGTTCAACAATCCGTTCTATGGAGACAGTCTCAGATTCAGGAGATGGCTTGGGTGTCGCTAATCTTAATGTCCTTGATCTCGGTGAATGAGCTTGATGCTGAAATGAAACTGATCGCTAACCAAGATATCGACATGCTTAGCGGCATTTATCCGGTATTAATGGCTGCGGATACGCTCATGATGGGGGCGGACCTTGTCTTTGCCGGAAGGGATCATGAGACCGGGCTGGATTTTGTCAGTCAACTGTCTCAAAGATTCAACTCCATGTACGGAAATATTTTTACAGTGCCAAGCCCGTATTTCCCTGATCTGAACCAAATGGTTCGCGGACTGGATGGCCGGAAAATGTCAAAATCCTTCAATAACACGATTTCCTTATTGGATTCGGAGGATGATCTGTATCAAAAAATTGTGCGCATTAAAGGCGCCGATGAGGCGGAGAGCCTTCGCATAATCGCGGACTTGCGAGCTCTGACGGATGCACATCCATCGGACAACGTTGCGAATCTGAAAGAAGCGAAGCAGCTGTTGTTCGAGGAATTAAACCGTGAACTGAAGCCGATTCGTCAGAAATATGCAGAATGGATCGGTCAACCGGATGCTCTGGACCGCATTTTGCAGGATGGGGCAGCTGCCGCAAGGGAGCAGGCGAACAAGAGGATAAGTCTCCTTATGAATAATGTGGGGCTGTACAGCAGCACTCGCAGCAAATAG
- a CDS encoding ABC transporter ATP-binding protein translates to MVKILKYLNPKEWALFGVSILFIVAQVWLDLELPDYMSEITRLVQTPGGEMSEIISTGGWMLLCALGSLATSIVVAGIAARIAANFSSRLRSKLFDKVQSFSMEEINSFSTASLITRSTNDITQVQMLIVIGLQLLVKAPILAVWALLKITGRSWQWSLTTGIAVGVLILIVGICVVLVLPKFQKLQQLTDNLNRVSRENLTGLRVIRAYNAEGYQEDKFGEANHELTRTNLFANSVLAVLMPSITMIMSGLSLAIYWVGASLIQAADMSAKMGLFSDMIVFSSYAIQVVMAFMMLIMIFILMPRAHVSAKRINEVLDTKPSLSNGSLTASPSKLAGEVEFRNVSFKYPDAEDYVLKDISFTAKKGETVAFIGSTGCGKSTVVNLIPRFYDATEGEVLVDGINVNQYEQGALRNKMGYVSQKAVLFGGTVTSNIAFGDNGSDVSVEVVDAVYTSQASDFVENMEGSYDAHIAQGGSNLSGGQKQRLSIARAIARRPEILIFDDSFSALDYKTDRKLRSELKKGARGTTMLIVAQRIGTIKDADKIIVLEDGIIAGMGTHEELMNTCSVYQEIAYSQLSKEELA, encoded by the coding sequence ATGGTCAAAATACTTAAATACTTGAACCCGAAGGAATGGGCTCTCTTCGGCGTCAGCATTCTCTTCATCGTTGCTCAGGTGTGGCTGGATCTGGAATTGCCCGATTATATGAGCGAAATTACCCGGCTTGTTCAGACACCGGGAGGCGAAATGAGCGAAATTATTTCCACCGGCGGCTGGATGCTGCTCTGTGCACTCGGGAGTCTGGCGACTTCGATCGTTGTAGCCGGCATCGCCGCCCGGATCGCGGCCAACTTCTCTTCCCGGTTGCGTTCCAAACTCTTCGATAAAGTGCAATCCTTCTCCATGGAGGAAATCAACAGCTTCTCTACAGCCAGCTTGATTACCCGCTCGACCAATGACATTACCCAGGTGCAGATGCTGATTGTCATCGGATTGCAGCTGTTGGTGAAGGCTCCGATCCTTGCGGTGTGGGCGCTGCTCAAGATTACCGGAAGAAGCTGGCAGTGGTCGCTGACGACCGGCATTGCCGTCGGTGTGCTCATCCTGATCGTCGGTATTTGCGTCGTGCTCGTACTGCCGAAGTTCCAGAAGCTGCAGCAGCTGACGGATAACCTGAATCGGGTGTCCCGAGAGAACCTGACCGGACTGCGCGTCATCCGTGCCTATAATGCGGAAGGCTATCAGGAAGACAAGTTCGGCGAGGCCAACCATGAGCTTACCCGGACGAACCTGTTCGCGAACAGCGTGCTGGCCGTGCTCATGCCAAGCATTACCATGATTATGAGCGGTCTTAGCCTCGCGATTTATTGGGTAGGCGCGTCATTGATTCAGGCCGCCGATATGAGCGCCAAAATGGGGCTGTTCTCGGACATGATCGTCTTCTCCTCCTATGCGATCCAGGTCGTTATGGCCTTTATGATGCTGATTATGATCTTCATTCTGATGCCCCGCGCCCATGTCTCGGCTAAACGGATCAACGAAGTGCTCGATACGAAGCCAAGCCTGTCGAATGGATCGCTGACCGCCTCTCCTTCCAAGCTTGCCGGCGAGGTTGAATTCAGAAATGTCAGTTTTAAATATCCCGATGCGGAGGATTATGTCCTCAAAGACATCAGCTTTACAGCGAAGAAAGGCGAAACAGTCGCCTTCATCGGTTCAACCGGCTGCGGCAAAAGCACCGTGGTCAACCTGATCCCCCGTTTCTATGATGCTACCGAAGGAGAAGTGCTCGTCGACGGCATCAATGTCAATCAATACGAACAGGGCGCGCTTCGCAACAAGATGGGCTATGTCTCGCAAAAGGCGGTGCTGTTCGGCGGAACGGTTACTTCCAACATCGCATTTGGCGATAATGGCAGCGATGTTTCCGTCGAAGTGGTGGACGCAGTGTACACCTCCCAAGCTTCGGATTTCGTCGAGAACATGGAAGGAAGCTATGACGCGCATATCGCTCAGGGCGGCTCCAATCTGTCCGGCGGCCAGAAGCAGCGGCTGTCCATCGCCCGAGCTATCGCCCGTCGTCCGGAAATTCTGATCTTCGACGATTCCTTCTCCGCGCTTGACTACAAGACGGACCGCAAACTGCGCAGCGAACTGAAAAAGGGTGCCCGCGGGACCACGATGCTGATTGTCGCCCAGCGAATCGGCACCATCAAGGATGCGGACAAAATTATCGTGCTGGAAGACGGAATCATCGCCGGCATGGGCACACATGAGGAATTGATGAACACCTGCAGCGTCTAT
- a CDS encoding universal stress protein, giving the protein MSSVSDNESISGKESIMVCVHYGPHGQRLIQRGARLAALIGAPLCVLTVDTMGENEYNSDKEMFLAGWENQTREAGGEFLVRKCQGRKTADVIADTAKERGITQIVLGQSSQTLWQEITRGSFINELMERIGAIDLHIVAVQRYPDMLEETHEEGFTAYLVKRGEHYELSDSPDGDKPLKGVFFRQLHTDFNTGLFKIVNNGNTQYLRIIQNEWVNN; this is encoded by the coding sequence ATGTCAAGTGTCTCTGACAACGAGAGCATCTCTGGTAAGGAAAGTATTATGGTATGTGTCCACTATGGACCACATGGGCAGCGGCTGATTCAAAGAGGAGCGCGGCTGGCAGCGCTTATCGGTGCACCGTTGTGTGTGCTCACGGTCGATACAATGGGGGAGAATGAATACAACTCCGATAAGGAGATGTTCCTTGCCGGATGGGAGAATCAGACACGGGAAGCCGGCGGTGAATTTCTGGTCAGGAAATGCCAAGGGCGGAAAACGGCGGACGTCATCGCCGACACTGCAAAGGAAAGAGGGATTACCCAAATTGTGCTTGGGCAATCCAGCCAGACGCTGTGGCAGGAAATTACGCGCGGCAGCTTCATTAATGAGCTGATGGAGCGGATCGGAGCGATCGACCTGCATATTGTGGCTGTTCAGCGTTACCCCGATATGCTGGAGGAGACGCATGAGGAGGGATTCACGGCTTACCTCGTGAAGCGGGGAGAGCATTATGAGCTCAGCGACAGCCCGGACGGAGATAAACCGCTTAAAGGCGTGTTTTTCCGTCAGCTGCATACCGACTTTAATACCGGGCTGTTCAAGATAGTGAATAACGGGAACACTCAATATTTGAGAATCATTCAGAACGAGTGGGTGAATAACTAG